GTGTCGTGCAACACCTATTACTGTATTGTTTTCCGCAATGTTTTAGATAATCCTGCTCATGGTTCGCCAAAAGCAGGGATCGAAAAATGGCGCGAATATCTTAACAACTTCGGCTTTGGCAAACGCTTAGGAAGCGACTTCTTTAACGAGAGCCGGGGATTTGTGCCAGGCTCCGGTTATTACGACCGTATCTATGATGGTCGTTGGAGTTCCCTAACCG
This DNA window, taken from Desulfonatronum sp. SC1, encodes the following:
- a CDS encoding penicillin-binding transpeptidase domain-containing protein; translation: MGLIGLQENVLRTNTPYSCSGAYHARGLSVGCRHHRSPVDLIPSLAVSCNTYYCIVFRNVLDNPAHGSPKAGIEKWREYLNNFGFGKRLGSDFFNESRGFVPGSGYYDRIYDGRWSSLT